The Manis javanica isolate MJ-LG chromosome 4, MJ_LKY, whole genome shotgun sequence genome contains a region encoding:
- the SLC16A1 gene encoding monocarboxylate transporter 1 encodes MPPAIGGPVGYTPPDGGWGWAVVVGAFISIGFSYAFPKSITVFFKEIEGIFNATTSEVSWISSIMLAVMYGGGPISSILVNKYGSRPIMIIGGCLSGCGLIAASFCNTVQELYLCVGFIGGLGLAFNLNPALTMIGKYFYKRRPLANGLAMAGSPVFLSTLAPLNQAFFGIFGWRGSFLILGGFLLNCCVAGALMRPIGPKPTKAGKKDRSKESLQVAGKSDAIKGASDAHTDLIGGNPKEKKRSVFQTVNKFLDLTLFTHRGFLLYLSGNVLMFFGLFTPLVFLSNYGKSQHYSSEKSAFLLSILAFVDMVARPSMGLVANTKWIRPRVQYFFAASIIANGVCHLLAPLSSSYVGFCVYAGVFGFAFGWLSSVLFETLMDLVGPQRFSSAVGLVTIVECCPVLLGPPLLGRLNDVYGDYKYTYWACGVILIIAGIYLFIGMGINYRLVAKEQKAEKQQKKESKEEETSVDVAEMPKEVADAAESSEQKGTEGSPKEEESPV; translated from the exons ATGCCACCAGCAATTGGAGGTCCAGTTGGATACACTCCCCCAgatggaggctgggggtgggcagtggTAGTTGGAGCTTTCATTTCCATTGGCTTCTCTTACGCATTTCCCAAATCCATTACTGTGTTCTTCAAAGAAATTGAAGGTATATTCAATGCCACCACCAGTGAAGTGTCATGGATATCCTCCATCATGTTGGCTGTCATGTATGGTGGAG GTCCTATCAGCAGTATCCTGGTGAATAAATATGGTAGTCGTCCAATCATGATTATTGGCGGCTGCCTGTCAGGCTGTGGCTTGATTGCAGCTTCTTTCTGTAACACTGTGCAGGAACTTTACTTGTGTGTTGGGTTCATAGGAG GTCTTGGACTTGCCTTCAATTTGAATCCTGCTCTGACCATGATTGGCAAGTATTTCTACAAGAGGCGACCATTGGCAAATGGACTGGCCATGGCAGGCAGCCCTGTGTTTCTGTCTACCCTGGCCCCTCTCAATCAGGCTTTCTTTGGTATCTTTGGCTGGAGAGGAAGCTTCCTAATTCTTGGGGGCTTCCTGCTAAACTGCTGCGTAGCTGGAGCTTTAATGCGACCAATAGGGCCCAAGCCAACCAAAGCAGGGAAGAAAGATAGGTCTAAAGAATCCCTTCAGGTAGCTGGAAAATCTGATGCAATAAAAGGGGCCAGTGATGCACATACAGATCTTATTGGAGGAAACCCCAAAGAAAAAAAACGATCAGTCTTCCAAACAGTAAATAAATTTCTGGACTTAACTCTGTTCACACACAGAGGCTTTTTGCTATACCTCTCCGGAAATGTGCTCATGTTTTTTGGACTATTTACTCCTCTGGTCTTTCTTAGTAATTATGGCAAGAGTCAGCATTATTCTAGTGAGAAGtctgccttccttctttccattctgGCTTTTGTTGACATGGTAGCCAGACCTTCTATGGGACTTGTAGCCAACACAAAGTGGATAAGACCTCGAGTGCAGTATTTTTTTGCTGCTTCTATTATTGCAAATGGAGTGTGTCATCTGCTAGCACCTTTGTCCTCCAGCTATGTTGGGTTTTGTGTCTATGCGGGAGTCTTTGGATTTGCATTTGGGTGGCTCAGCTCTGTATTGTTTGAAACACTGATGGACCTCGTTGGACCCCAGAGGTTCTCCAGCGCTGTGGGACTGGTGACCATTGTGGAATGCTGTCCTGTCCTCCTGGGGCCACCTCTCTTAG GTCGTCTCAACGATGTATATGGAGACTACAAATACACGTACTGGGCCTGTGGCGTAATCCTTATTATTGCGGGTATCTATCTCTTCATCGGCATGGGCATTAATTATCGACTTGtggcaaaagaacagaaagcagagaagcagcagaaaaaggaaagtaaagagGAGGAGACCAGTGTAGATGTTGCAGAGATGCCAAAAGAAGTTGCAGACGCAGCAGAATCTTCAGAGCAGAAAGGCACAGAGGGAAGCCCCAAAGAGGAGGAGAGTCCAGTCTAA